Below is a window of Humulus lupulus chromosome 9, drHumLupu1.1, whole genome shotgun sequence DNA.
TTGGTGTGTGCGATGGATTGTTGTGTGTGGCCATCAATGAATGTGAAGCAACTACTTTCAAGGTCATAAACCCAGCCACTAAACAATCCAAGGTGTTGATAAAGGAACCTCCAAACAAAGCCTCATTGGGATCTAAATCTTATCCTTCTTATGGGTTTGCCTTTGACTCAAAAGTCAATGACTACAAGTTGATTAGGGTTACACTCGAGAAAACCGAGATACTAACTTTGAGAGCCAACACTTGGAGACGTGTCCCCATGACGAGCCACGGCACTAGTGTTATGAAAAGAGTAAGGTTTTTGCATGATCATTGGAGTAGAGCTGTGACAAAGAAAGCACTTTATTGGACTGGATTTAGATTAGGGTTTTCGTATAAGATGTTCATCATTATGTTTGATCTTACTAGTGAAGAATTCCAGGATATTGATCTTCCGAAAAgtgataataataacaataatgatGACCGGATTTATAGAGGTGTTTCTCGTTGTTCTGTGTTCAGAGATTGTCTTTCTGTGACTATTAATCATGGGCGTTTTTCTAATGATAATAAGGTTGTGGTGTGGGTGATGAGAGAAGATGGTGTTGAGAAATGTTGGACTAAGCAGTACTGTTTTTCCATGGAGCTCTCTGGTCTTTATATTCTTACAGTAGATCAGTATGTTAGGGAGGGAATCAAAGACGATGATTATTGGCCTTTTCAAAGTTGGGATGGTGAATTGGATATCTTCTCTACTAAACACTCTTTGTTCGAGAACTTCATGTTACATCCTATTCTCAAAAAACACAACTTTAGTTATAGAGAAAGTCTTGTTCCACTTAGTTAAGATCAAAAGATTTGGTTGGT
It encodes the following:
- the LOC133799302 gene encoding F-box protein CPR1-like encodes the protein MPYLNTDTISIILSHLPVKTLLQFKCVCKSWYSLIKSHYFITMHLNNNSTTHHDKYLVSKFPYNNNKPAVKSLSMTFLSHHTMRVASNLTQTLENASFLGVCDGLLCVAINECEATTFKVINPATKQSKVLIKEPPNKASLGSKSYPSYGFAFDSKVNDYKLIRVTLEKTEILTLRANTWRRVPMTSHGTSVMKRVRFLHDHWSRAVTKKALYWTGFRLGFSYKMFIIMFDLTSEEFQDIDLPKSDNNNNNDDRIYRGVSRCSVFRDCLSVTINHGRFSNDNKVVVWVMREDGVEKCWTKQYCFSMELSGLYILTVDQYVREGIKDDDYWPFQSWDGELDIFSTKHSLFENFMLHPILKKHNFSYRESLVPLS